The following proteins are encoded in a genomic region of Cygnus olor isolate bCygOlo1 chromosome 23, bCygOlo1.pri.v2, whole genome shotgun sequence:
- the OPRD1 gene encoding delta-type opioid receptor isoform X2 encodes MELPTELPTELPTAWANGTSWVPLPGPGGNGTGQPRAKDATSILIAIVITALYSVVCVVGLLGNVLVMYGIVRYTKMKTATNIYIFNLALADALATSTLPFQSAKYLMETWPFGELLCKVVLSIDYYNMFTSIFTLTMMSVDRYVAVCHPVKALDFRTPAKAKVINVCIWVLSSVIGVPIMVMAVTKSKDGMVLCTLQFPDPPIYWDTVTKICVFIFAFMVPILVITICYGLMILRLKSVRLLSGSKEKDRNLRRITRMVLVVVAAFIICWTPIHIFVIVWTLRCAEK; translated from the exons ATGGAGCTGCCCACGGAGCTGCCCACGGAGCTGCCCACGGCCTGGGCCAACGGCACCTCCTGGgtccccctccccggccccggaGGCAACGGCACGGGGCAGCCGCGGGCCAAGGACGCCACCTCCATCCTCATCGCCATCGTCATCACGGCGCTGTACTCCGTGGTGTGCGtggtggggctgctgggcaACGTCCTGGTCATGTACGGCATCGTCCG GTACACCAAGATGAAGACGGCCACCAACATCTACATCTTCAACCTGGCCCTGGCGGACGCGCTGGCCACCAGCACGCTGCCCTTCCAGAGCGCCAAGTACCTGATGGAGACGTGGCCCTTTggggagctgctctgcaaggTGGTGCTCTCCATTGACTACTACAACATGTTCACCAGCATCTTCACCCTCACCATGATGAGCGTGGACCGCTACGTTGCCGTTTGCCACCCGGTCAAGGCCTTGGATTTCCGCACGCCGGCCAAGGCCAAGGTCATCAACGTCTGCATCTGGGTGCTCTCCTCCGTCATCGGGGTGCCCATCATGGTCATGGCGGTCACCAAGTCGAAAG ACGGGATGGTGCTGTGCACACTGCAGTTTCCCGATCCTCCCATCTACTGGGACACCGTGACCAAGATCTGCGTCTTCATCTTTGCCTTCATGGTCCCCATCCTGGTCATCACCATCTGCTACGGGCTGATGATCCTGCGCCTGAAGAGCGTCCGCCTCCTCTCGGGCTCCAAGGAGAAGGACCGCAACCTGCGGCGCATCACACGCATGGTGCTGGTGGTCGTGGCAGCCTTCATCATCTGCTGGACGCCCATCCACATCTTCGTCATCGTCTGGACG